Proteins from one Paraburkholderia sp. BL10I2N1 genomic window:
- a CDS encoding MarR family transcriptional regulator — protein sequence MEEQDRVAIVQQFGRTYRAFMSAFEAQVGHPMPRWRILLALYGQSGEMSQKRLVERLRVDPGALTRQLKTLEGMGWIARSMDERDNRITNVKLTEEGRAAIEASMPRRNAFLHETMASLPDDALAALSSALTMLEARIGEVAATLPAKLLESVTR from the coding sequence ATGGAAGAACAGGACCGCGTCGCCATCGTTCAGCAATTCGGCCGCACATACCGGGCGTTCATGTCGGCGTTCGAGGCGCAGGTCGGCCATCCGATGCCACGGTGGCGCATTTTGCTGGCCCTGTACGGGCAAAGCGGGGAGATGTCGCAAAAGAGGCTGGTGGAGCGTCTGCGTGTCGACCCGGGCGCGCTGACACGGCAGCTGAAAACGCTCGAAGGGATGGGATGGATTGCGCGCAGCATGGACGAGCGCGACAACCGCATCACTAACGTCAAGCTGACCGAGGAAGGCCGCGCGGCAATCGAGGCGAGTATGCCGCGCCGCAACGCGTTCCTGCACGAGACCATGGCGAGCCTGCCGGATGACGCACTCGCTGCCCTGTCCAGCGCGTTGACGATGCTCGAAGCGCGCATCGGGGAAGTGGCCGCCACGCTGCCTGCCAAACTGCTGGAAAGCGTGACACGCTAG